Proteins co-encoded in one Cygnus olor isolate bCygOlo1 chromosome 6, bCygOlo1.pri.v2, whole genome shotgun sequence genomic window:
- the METTL8 gene encoding LOW QUALITY PROTEIN: mRNA N(3)-methylcytidine methyltransferase METTL8 (The sequence of the model RefSeq protein was modified relative to this genomic sequence to represent the inferred CDS: deleted 1 base in 1 codon): MNFITRFSALCLRRKSKMQQRHQSSQRPAVPLGSRILTDPSKVFEHNMWDHMQWSQEEEEQAKEKAAENSLVKVQLEDQDKYEREASKYWNEFYRTHRNNFFKDRNWLFLEFPEILPEKMRQQLKTQERSSEHTKINITNSFSHKNGMKEREKYWKKSYGDDSTFAQGYVYNKKQSKSVADNPQGKNCEEELGWLESFPGSGATYRILEVGCGAGNSVFPILKVICNTPGTFLYCCDFASGAVELVKSHSSYNSAWCSAFVHDVCDDALPYPFPDEILDVILLVFVLSTIHPDRMQGVINRLAKLLKPGGMLLFRDYGRYDTAQLRFKKGRCLSENFYVRGDGTRVYFFTKDEIWNMFNLAGLTEVQNLVDRRLQVNRKKKVKMQRVWVQSKFQKPLLLSVNNSKKPRKSIHMDNRTMNFRNGNKFDKTRVCICAISTNPLNVKRTKKMQGRQGDNRNSRHKRQLAFYIGNCCLSVLSFVCNSANLQFLLLKND; this comes from the exons atgaatttcattacaaggttttctgctttgtgtctgaggagaaaaagcaagatgCAACAGAGGCACCAAAGTAGTCAACGACCAGCTGTTCCACTTGGATCACGGATTTTAACTGATCCTTCTAAAGTTTTTGAGCACAACATGTG GGACCATATGCAGTGGTCACAAGAAGAGGAGGAGCAAGccaaggaaaaagcagcagagaactcGCTTGTGAAAGTTCAATTGGAAGACCAAG ataaatatgAGAGAGAAGCCAGTAAATATTGGAATGAATTTTACAGGACtcacagaaataactttttcaagGATCGCAATTGGCTGTTTTTGGAATTTCCAGaaattcttccagaaaaaatgAGACAACAGTTGAAAACGCAGGAAAGATCTtcagaacacacaaaaataaatattactaacAGTTTTTCACACAAGAATGgaatgaaggaaagagaaaagtattGGAAGAAAAGTTATGGAGATGATTCTACTTTTGCGCAAGgatatgtatataataaaaaacaatcaaaatctGTTGCTGACAACCCTCAGGGTAAAAACTGTGAAGAAGAGCTTGGCTGGCTAGAATCATTCCCTGGTAGTGGTGCCACTTACAGAATATTAGAG GTTGGCTGTGGTGCTGGAAATAGTGTCTTCCCTATTTTGAAAGTTATATG caATACACCTGGAACCTTTCTCTACTGTTGTGATTTTGCTTCAGGAGCAGTGGAGCTGGTAAAG TCGCATTCGTCCTACAATTCAGCCTGGTGTTCTGCCTTTGTTCATGATGTGTGTGATGATGCTTTACCCTATCCTTTTCCAGATGAGATCCTGGATGTCATTCTCCTTGTCTTTGTGCTCTCAACTATTCATCCTGACAG GATGCAAGGGGTTATAAATAGGTTGGCTAAACTACTGAAGCCTGGAGGAATGTTGTTATTTCGAGACTATGGAAGATATGATACAGCTCAACTTCGTTTTAAAAAAG GTCGTTGCTTGTCAGAAAATTTTTATGTACGAGGTGATGGAACCAGAGtatatttctttacaaaag ATGAGATATGGAACATGTTCAATTTGGCCGGATTAACCGAAGTACAGAATTTAGTTGATCGGCGATTACAagtaaacaggaagaaaaaagtgaaaatgcagCGAGTTTGGGTACAAAGCAAGTTCCAAAAACCATTGCTGTTATCTGTGAATAATTCT AAGAAACCACGAAAAAGCATCCATATGGATAACCGTACCATGAacttcagaaatggaaacaaatttgA caaaacCAGGGTATGTATTTGTGCAATATCTACAAATCCACTGAATGTGAAGAggacaaagaaaatgcagggCAGACAAGGAGACAACAGGAACTCTAGACACAAAAGACAACTTGCTTTTTACATTGGGAActgctgtctttctgttttgtctttcgTTTGTAACTCAGCTAATCTGCAGTTTCTACTGTTGAAAAATGACTAA